In Lolium rigidum isolate FL_2022 unplaced genomic scaffold, APGP_CSIRO_Lrig_0.1 contig_8472_1, whole genome shotgun sequence, the following proteins share a genomic window:
- the LOC124682318 gene encoding cell number regulator 10-like, with amino-acid sequence MKPATGIPVGSAPAAGTWSSGLFDCFDDCGLCCLTCWCPCITFGKVAEIVDRGATSCGTAGALYALLATLTGCQCIYSCTYRAKMRAQYALPDGPCGDCCVHFCCEPCSLVQQYKELKARGYDPDIGWQLNAERGNGNAPAVQMMGR; translated from the coding sequence ATGAAGCCCGCCACCGGCATCCCCGTCGGCAGCGCCCCCGCCGCCGGCACCTGGTCCTCGGGCCTCTTCGACTGCTTCGACGACTGCGGCCTCTGCTGCCTGACGTGCTGGTGCCCGTGCATCACCTTCGGCAAGGTGGCGGAGATCGTGGACCGCGGCGCGACGTCGTGCGGGACTGCCGGAGCGCTGTACGCGCTGCTGGCGACGCTCACCGGGTGCCAGTGCATCTACTCCTGCACCTACCGCGCCAAGATGCGCGCCCAGTACGCGCTCCCGGACGGCCCCTGCGGCGACTGCTGCGTCCACTTCTGCTGCGAGCCATGCTCGCTCGTGCAGCAGTACAAGGAGCTAAAGGCCCGCGGCTACGACCCCGACATCGGATGGCAGCTCAACGCCGAGCGCGGCAACGGCAACGCGCCCGCCGTGCAGATGATGGGCCGCTGA